The DNA window CTCTCTTCACATTTATGACATTGCTTTGCATCTTCCAAGCCGGAGCGGCCACGCCGCCGGGGTATACCGGCCGGATTATGATCGAAAGCAAGGCGGTCAATGCCGGAGAGTCTTTTGTGATCAAAGTCCTTATGGACGGAAACAATTATCCTGTGACGGCGATCAAAATACCTCTCAAATTGAGCAGTTCTTATCTGACCTGCAATTATGTCGATTTCACCGGCTCGATAAAACCCTCCAGCATGGAAGGTTATTTCCGCGTTGATGGCAACCGTCTGGAAATATCATATATCCCGCCCGTTGTTTTCCCGCTACCGACTGTGACGGTCGATTCCGGCCTTGTCGCCACGATTTATTTCACCGCCGCTGCCGTGGCGCCCAATACAATTGTCGGCATAGATTCTGTGAATACCGATTCAACCATCAATCAGGATGGGAATATTATCCATATTCGCCAGCGGGTTGAGATGGCCGATACTTCCGGCATCATCACTCTTCTGCCCGATTTCTCAGCCGGTACTGTCGAAATCCGTCACTCCACCGACCTGGCCACCGACGATGATGCGCTTCTGCCGCGAGCCCTCGACTTGGCCCAGAATTTCCCCAACCCCTTTAATCCGACCACAACCATCTCCTTTGCCCTGCCCGGGAAGGCCTCGGTCCGTCTTGAAATATTCAACCTTCTGGGGCAGAAAATTGCCGTTCTGGCCGATCGTGAATTCACCGCCGGCAGTCACTCCCTTACCTGGGAAGCCGCTAATGCCCCCAGTGGCATCTATTTCTACCGGCTCAATGCGGGCAAAGAATCAATTACCCGGAAAATGTTGCTGATGAAATAAGATTTCCCCCTCTATCTGCCGATTATATATGAGGATAGCCCCATAGGGGTATCCTCATATTTTTTTATGACGCAGCAGATAACTAAAAGCGAGGCCTTCCCGGAAATCAAGGATTATGAAATCCAGGCCAAAGTCGGCCAGGGGGGAATTGCCGAAATTTTCCGGGCTCGGCAAAAATCCCTTGATCGCCCCGTGGCCATCAAGATTCTTTTTCCGGAACTTACCAATGACCCCGATATCGTCCGCCGCTTTGACCGCGAGTCGACCACTATTGCCGCCCTCAATCATCCCAATATCGTACATGTCATCGACAAAGGCATTGCCAATGGGCGGTACTATTTTGTTATGGAGTATGTCGATGGTACCTCCTTCAAAGAGATTATTCACTCCGGCGACTACTCCACCCGTGACAAGATGGATATTATTGTCATGGTTCTTAAGGGGCTCGATTATGCTCACAAGAACGGGGTGATTCATCGGGATATCAAACCGGCCAATATCCTAATCGACAGCCAGGGAAATACCCTTATCGCCGACTTCGGTATCGCCCAGATACTGAAAAAAAGCGATCATGAGATGACCCACTCCGATGTGGTTATGGGAACTCTGGCCTACATGTCTCCGGAGCAGCGGGAATCATCGACAAAGGTCGACCTGACGACCGATATTTATGCGATCGGCATCATGCTCTATGAAATACTGGTGGGAAAACGCCCCATGGGGCGTTTCAAACTTCCCTCCGAAATAAATGCCAACATTTCGAAACGGTTTGATGATATAATCTCCCGTTGTCTGGCCGAAGATCCCCGGGAGAGGTACCAGAGCGCGGTGGAGCTGAAAGATGACCTACTGAACCTCATGTCGGGCCGAGGCCGCGC is part of the Candidatus Zixiibacteriota bacterium genome and encodes:
- a CDS encoding T9SS type A sorting domain-containing protein — encoded protein: MRKAITLFTFMTLLCIFQAGAATPPGYTGRIMIESKAVNAGESFVIKVLMDGNNYPVTAIKIPLKLSSSYLTCNYVDFTGSIKPSSMEGYFRVDGNRLEISYIPPVVFPLPTVTVDSGLVATIYFTAAAVAPNTIVGIDSVNTDSTINQDGNIIHIRQRVEMADTSGIITLLPDFSAGTVEIRHSTDLATDDDALLPRALDLAQNFPNPFNPTTTISFALPGKASVRLEIFNLLGQKIAVLADREFTAGSHSLTWEAANAPSGIYFYRLNAGKESITRKMLLMK